The proteins below come from a single Aegilops tauschii subsp. strangulata cultivar AL8/78 chromosome 6, Aet v6.0, whole genome shotgun sequence genomic window:
- the LOC141025996 gene encoding uncharacterized protein, translating to MAFTDEYKGVEAHGNTKLHVIHTNDKKQMAISLAQYERHLSLQRHKIVGIDLEYNNKPEAMQKPALCQLSVGKTQTVLLFQLSAAESFSIDGDKTRLEHINLEVANFVDIQKEWRVPEATKELDSLGDVSGMLIDDY from the exons ATGGCGTTCACCGACGAGTACAAGGGCGTGGAGGCCCACGGCAACACCAAGTTGCATGTCATCCACACCAATGACAAGAAGCAGATGGCGATCTCCCTCGCGCAGTACGAGCGCCACCTCAGCCTCCAGCGCCACAAGATCGTCGGCATTGATCTCGAGTACAACAACAAGCCTGAAGCCATGCAGAAACCCGCCCTCTGCCAACTCTCCGTCGGCAAGACTCAGACGGTGCTGCTCTTCCAGCTGAGTGCCGCTGAAA GCTTCTCCATCGATGGCGACAAAACCAGGCTAGAGCACATCAACCTGGAGGTCGCCAACTTCGTCGACATCCAGAAGGAGTGGAGGGTGCCCGAGGCAACCAAGGAGTTGGACTCCCTTGGAGACGTCTCCGGCATGCTCATCGACGACTACTAA